One part of the Sphingobacterium sp. LZ7M1 genome encodes these proteins:
- a CDS encoding acyl-CoA desaturase, with translation MKSTIKFNNLNSLFSKSLKNNINEYFNNTIQKKTGNSKLYSKAIILMASFVLIYCILVFVQPHWAISVLLCMIFGVNLAAIGFNIMHDAGHNSFSENKQVNNILSYSLNLLGGNIFFWKQKHNIAHHTYTNIDGEDPDIEVKFMRIHQDQKLKKHHRFQPIYFIFLYGISYLAWIFYQDYEKYFRQKMGSLERTFHFPLKEKVIFWISKLIHALIFIVIPIIYVGWIPTLLGILIAGAVCGICLATVFQLAHVVSETEFKSGDQPKIEEEWMIHQIQSTANFSTKNKMLTWLLGGLNFQVEHHLFPKISHIHYPALNKIVRQACKDYEIKYNEYNSFWSAFKSHVKVIKLMSV, from the coding sequence ATGAAATCAACCATAAAGTTCAACAACTTAAACAGCTTATTCTCAAAATCATTAAAAAATAATATTAACGAATATTTTAATAATACCATACAAAAAAAGACTGGAAACAGTAAGTTGTACAGTAAAGCCATAATCTTGATGGCTTCCTTTGTTTTAATATACTGTATATTAGTTTTTGTACAACCGCATTGGGCCATCAGTGTCCTGTTATGTATGATATTTGGTGTCAATCTTGCAGCAATTGGATTCAATATTATGCATGATGCAGGCCATAATTCGTTTTCTGAAAATAAGCAAGTCAATAATATCCTTTCCTATTCTTTAAATCTATTGGGAGGAAATATATTTTTTTGGAAGCAAAAACACAATATCGCCCATCATACCTACACCAATATTGATGGTGAAGATCCCGATATCGAAGTGAAGTTTATGCGTATCCATCAAGATCAGAAACTAAAGAAACATCATCGCTTCCAGCCTATTTATTTTATTTTTCTTTATGGAATTTCATATTTAGCATGGATATTCTATCAGGATTATGAAAAATACTTCAGGCAAAAAATGGGCAGCTTAGAAAGAACTTTCCACTTTCCATTGAAGGAAAAAGTAATCTTCTGGATCAGTAAACTCATTCACGCCTTGATCTTTATTGTCATCCCGATTATTTATGTAGGATGGATTCCAACTCTACTTGGTATTTTGATTGCAGGTGCAGTATGCGGAATCTGTTTAGCGACAGTATTTCAGTTGGCTCATGTGGTTTCAGAAACGGAATTTAAATCTGGTGACCAACCTAAAATTGAAGAGGAATGGATGATCCACCAAATCCAATCCACAGCAAACTTCTCCACCAAAAACAAAATGTTAACTTGGCTTTTGGGCGGTCTGAACTTTCAGGTGGAGCATCACCTTTTTCCAAAGATCAGCCACATCCATTATCCGGCATTAAATAAGATCGTTAGACAGGCTTGCAAGGATTATGAAATAAAATACAACGAGTATAATTCCTTCTGGTCAGCCTTTAAATCGCATGTCAAGGTCATTAAACTCATGTCTGTTTAG
- a CDS encoding aminopeptidase P family protein: MFSSSTYQNRRTQLKNEVSHGVIVLLGNIENPINFEHNTYPFRQDSSFLYYFGIQAPFIAGIIDIDENREIIFGDELDMDALVWTGRQETLKEKSLKAGVSETMPFKELENHLQKAKFNNRPIHFLPPYQSYNKILLSRLLDRHLDELLPSEKLIKAVVKQRSIKEPQEIQQIEEALRVSTEMHLLAMKIAKPGMKEYELVNAIQKYAADQNFTFAYPPIVTVHGEILHNQYRENSFKNGDLILNDSGAETPMGYAGDLTRTFPVSATFTERQKDLYNVVLRSFTDARDMMKPGVKFKDIHLKAAKTLVEGLTAVGLMKGNAEDAVANHAHTMFFQCGLGHMMGLDVHDMEDLGEQYVGYTEREPKDKNTFGLKSLRLGKELEAGFVLTVEPGIYIIPDLIDMWKAEKRNHEFINYDLLEDYRNFSGIRIEDNFLIEENGYRLLGPDLVKTVEEIEEIRKQSLN; encoded by the coding sequence ATGTTTTCGTCAAGTACCTATCAGAATAGAAGAACCCAATTAAAAAATGAGGTTTCCCATGGAGTGATCGTTTTATTGGGAAATATTGAAAATCCCATCAATTTCGAACATAACACTTACCCATTCCGCCAAGACAGCAGCTTTTTATATTATTTCGGAATCCAAGCCCCCTTTATCGCTGGGATCATCGACATTGATGAAAACCGGGAAATAATCTTTGGTGATGAATTGGACATGGATGCACTGGTTTGGACCGGCAGACAAGAAACCTTGAAGGAAAAAAGCCTAAAAGCGGGCGTTTCTGAAACCATGCCTTTCAAAGAACTGGAGAACCACCTTCAGAAAGCTAAGTTCAACAATCGCCCAATCCATTTTTTACCTCCATATCAATCTTACAACAAAATCCTATTGAGCAGACTTTTGGATAGGCATTTAGATGAACTACTGCCATCTGAAAAACTGATCAAGGCCGTCGTAAAGCAGAGATCGATCAAGGAACCACAGGAAATCCAGCAGATTGAAGAGGCTCTTCGTGTTTCTACGGAAATGCATCTCCTCGCCATGAAGATTGCAAAACCTGGAATGAAAGAATATGAATTGGTGAATGCGATCCAAAAATATGCTGCAGACCAAAATTTCACATTTGCATATCCACCGATCGTGACAGTGCATGGTGAAATTCTCCATAACCAATACCGTGAGAACAGCTTTAAAAACGGTGATTTGATCTTAAACGACTCGGGCGCTGAAACTCCAATGGGTTATGCAGGTGACTTAACCAGGACTTTCCCTGTATCCGCCACTTTCACGGAAAGACAAAAAGATCTTTACAATGTGGTCTTAAGATCCTTTACAGATGCTAGAGACATGATGAAACCTGGGGTTAAATTCAAGGATATTCACCTGAAAGCTGCCAAAACTTTGGTAGAAGGCTTGACTGCAGTTGGATTGATGAAGGGGAATGCTGAAGACGCCGTTGCGAACCACGCCCATACCATGTTCTTTCAATGTGGCTTAGGCCATATGATGGGATTAGATGTCCATGATATGGAAGACTTGGGTGAACAGTATGTGGGATATACCGAAAGAGAGCCTAAGGACAAAAATACGTTTGGGCTCAAATCTTTGCGCCTAGGAAAAGAACTGGAAGCAGGCTTTGTCTTGACTGTAGAACCGGGCATATACATTATCCCTGACTTGATCGATATGTGGAAGGCTGAAAAGAGAAACCATGAATTCATCAATTATGATCTCCTAGAAGATTACCGTAATTTTTCGGGGATCCGAATTGAAGACAATTTCTTGATTGAAGAGAATGGCTACCGATTATTAGGTCCAGACCTGGTAAAAACCGTGGAGGAAATCGAAGAAATCAGAAAGCAAAGTTTAAATTAA